A DNA window from Roseovarius sp. Pro17 contains the following coding sequences:
- a CDS encoding acyl-CoA dehydrogenase family protein, which translates to MAHDGQLDKAANAVLLDNLTDLTRAAIAPVDSIVATAKTTLRGEVTEDGRVSGALVDQHQTAAHGLAWLATYAEALRQMQAWADRLTEAGTFGEVEALIHQIAFGEYLWQIYGGIPMSQGEILRLQDIGLSQDDMRTLMTPEIMTLTQGGNTQAARTRLVALMQERSAEITVGRTGLDDELEMIREQFRRYAVEKVEPYAHDWHLKDELIPMEIIEELAEMGVFGLTIPEEFGGLGLSKASMVVVSEELSRGYIGVGSLGTRSEIAAELIICGGTDAQKAQWLPKLASGEILPTAVFTEPNTGSDLGSLRTRAVKNGDDYRVTGNKTWITHAARTHVMTLLARTDPDTTDHRGLSMFLAEKTPGTDDVPFPTEGMSGGEIEVLGYRGMKEYELAFDGFHIKGENLLGGAEGKGFKQLMETFESARIQTAARAVGVAQSALDVAMQYAQDRKQFGGPLIDFPRVSGKLAMMAVEIMIARQLTYFSAWEKDAGRRCDVEAGMAKLLGARVAWAAADNGLQIHGGNGFALEYKISRILCDARILNIFEGAAEIQAQVIARRLLSQSN; encoded by the coding sequence ATGGCTCATGACGGACAATTGGATAAGGCGGCAAACGCCGTCCTGCTGGACAATCTCACCGACCTCACGCGCGCAGCGATCGCGCCCGTCGACAGCATTGTCGCCACGGCCAAGACCACGCTACGCGGTGAGGTCACCGAGGATGGCCGCGTGTCGGGCGCACTGGTCGATCAGCATCAGACAGCGGCGCATGGCCTCGCGTGGCTGGCCACCTACGCCGAGGCGTTGCGCCAGATGCAGGCATGGGCCGACCGGCTGACCGAGGCCGGCACCTTCGGTGAGGTCGAGGCGCTGATCCACCAGATCGCGTTCGGCGAATACTTGTGGCAGATCTATGGTGGCATCCCGATGAGCCAAGGCGAAATACTGCGCCTACAGGACATCGGCCTATCGCAGGACGACATGCGCACCCTGATGACGCCCGAGATCATGACCCTGACCCAAGGCGGCAACACACAAGCCGCCCGCACGCGGCTGGTCGCGCTGATGCAGGAACGCTCAGCCGAGATCACCGTGGGTCGCACCGGCCTTGATGACGAGTTGGAAATGATCCGCGAACAATTCCGCCGCTATGCGGTGGAAAAGGTCGAGCCCTACGCGCATGACTGGCACCTCAAGGATGAGTTGATCCCGATGGAAATCATCGAGGAACTGGCCGAAATGGGCGTCTTTGGCCTGACCATCCCCGAGGAATTCGGCGGTCTGGGCCTCAGCAAGGCGTCGATGGTCGTCGTTTCCGAGGAACTCAGCCGTGGCTATATCGGCGTCGGCTCGCTTGGCACGCGCAGCGAAATTGCCGCGGAACTCATCATCTGCGGCGGCACTGACGCGCAAAAGGCGCAATGGCTGCCTAAACTTGCCAGCGGTGAAATTCTGCCCACGGCCGTCTTTACCGAGCCGAACACCGGCTCGGACCTTGGCAGCTTGCGCACGCGCGCAGTCAAAAATGGCGACGACTACCGCGTCACCGGCAACAAGACGTGGATTACCCACGCTGCGCGCACTCATGTCATGACGCTGCTTGCACGCACCGATCCGGACACGACCGACCATCGTGGCCTGTCGATGTTTCTGGCCGAGAAAACCCCCGGCACGGACGACGTCCCCTTCCCCACCGAGGGCATGAGCGGCGGCGAGATCGAGGTGCTGGGTTATCGTGGCATGAAGGAATACGAGCTGGCTTTTGATGGCTTTCACATCAAGGGCGAAAACCTACTGGGCGGGGCCGAGGGCAAAGGCTTCAAACAGTTGATGGAGACGTTTGAGAGCGCCCGCATCCAGACCGCCGCACGTGCCGTGGGCGTGGCGCAATCGGCGCTGGATGTCGCAATGCAATACGCGCAGGACCGCAAGCAATTCGGTGGCCCGCTAATCGACTTCCCGCGCGTGTCGGGCAAGCTGGCGATGATGGCGGTCGAGATCATGATCGCCCGCCAACTGACCTATTTCAGCGCATGGGAAAAGGACGCGGGCCGTCGCTGCGACGTCGAGGCCGGGATGGCCAAGCTGCTGGGCGCGCGCGTCGCTTGGGCCGCAGCTGACAACGGCCTGCAAATCCACGGCGGCAACGGTTTTGCGCTTGAGTATAAGATCAGTCGCATCCTTTGCGACGCGCGCATCCTCAACATTTTTGAGGGCGCCGCCGAAATTCAGGCTCAGGTCATCGCGCGGCGGTTGCTCAGCCAGAGCAACTAG
- a CDS encoding fumarylacetoacetate hydrolase family protein has product MPITQIFDIPPAPCVAIAGQEHVFPVRRVFCVGRNYAAHAAEMGNEVDRDAPFYFTKSAHSVIPSGSEIAYPPGTSDCHYEMEFVVAIGGEAHQVEQGRALDAVFGYACGIDLTRRDLQATAKATHKPWDLGKDFENSALMGAITPAEVFGAVGERAITLDLDGRRVQEARLSDMIWSVPEIIAHLSRYYHLASGDLIYTGTPAGVGPVVPGSLLSGAVDGLEPITLTIAG; this is encoded by the coding sequence ATGCCCATCACCCAGATTTTCGACATTCCGCCTGCGCCGTGTGTCGCGATCGCAGGCCAGGAGCACGTGTTTCCGGTGCGCAGGGTGTTCTGCGTGGGACGCAATTATGCTGCCCATGCGGCCGAGATGGGCAATGAGGTGGACCGGGATGCGCCGTTCTATTTCACCAAGTCGGCCCATTCCGTGATCCCTTCGGGGTCCGAAATCGCCTATCCGCCGGGCACGAGTGATTGCCACTATGAAATGGAGTTTGTCGTCGCCATTGGGGGCGAGGCCCATCAGGTGGAGCAGGGACGCGCGCTGGACGCTGTGTTCGGGTATGCCTGCGGGATCGACCTGACCCGGCGCGATTTGCAGGCGACGGCCAAGGCGACGCACAAGCCTTGGGATCTGGGCAAGGATTTTGAGAATTCCGCGCTGATGGGCGCGATCACGCCAGCAGAGGTATTCGGCGCGGTTGGAGAGCGCGCGATCACGCTGGATCTGGACGGGCGGCGTGTGCAGGAGGCGCGTCTGTCGGACATGATCTGGAGCGTGCCCGAAATTATCGCGCATCTGTCGCGTTACTACCACCTTGCGTCGGGCGATCTGATCTATACCGGCACGCCTGCGGGCGTCGGTCCAGTTGTCCCGGGGAGCTTGCTGAGCGGTGCAGTCGATGGACTGGAGCCGATCACGTTGACCATTGCGGGCTAG
- a CDS encoding DUF1045 domain-containing protein, producing the protein MPDPALYRYGIYYTPPDGALACFGAAWLGWNIASGQSAPHPEDITGLPTSIAELTETPRRYGFHATIKPPFRLAQGAQPEALYDALANFCAARTPVTLDGTKLARLGRFVAIVPTGDTGALDRLAADTVRQLDPFRAALTAAEIARRTHPRMSAAQSENLHRWGYPHVMDQFRWHMTLTGKRPAPEAARVQAALTPALAPLLARPLVIDALSLVGEDNDGFFHLIHRAPLGR; encoded by the coding sequence ATGCCCGACCCCGCCCTTTACAGATATGGCATCTACTACACACCCCCCGATGGCGCGCTGGCCTGTTTCGGTGCCGCGTGGCTGGGTTGGAACATCGCATCAGGTCAGAGCGCGCCACACCCCGAGGATATTACCGGCCTGCCCACTTCTATCGCCGAGTTGACCGAAACGCCGCGCCGCTATGGGTTTCACGCCACCATCAAGCCGCCCTTTCGCCTTGCGCAGGGCGCCCAGCCCGAGGCACTTTACGACGCGCTCGCCAATTTCTGCGCCGCTCGCACGCCCGTCACGCTGGACGGGACCAAGCTGGCGCGCCTTGGCCGTTTTGTCGCGATTGTCCCAACTGGGGACACGGGCGCGCTGGACCGCCTCGCCGCCGATACCGTCCGCCAATTGGACCCGTTCCGCGCCGCCCTAACCGCGGCTGAGATTGCGCGCCGCACGCACCCCCGGATGAGCGCCGCTCAAAGCGAAAACCTGCACCGCTGGGGCTATCCACATGTGATGGATCAGTTTCGCTGGCACATGACCCTCACAGGAAAACGTCCCGCCCCCGAGGCCGCGCGCGTTCAGGCCGCCCTCACCCCTGCCCTTGCGCCGCTATTGGCGCGCCCGCTTGTCATCGACGCGCTCAGCCTCGTCGGCGAGGATAATGACGGCTTTTTTCATCTCATACATCGTGCGCCGCTCGGACGCTGA
- the recO gene encoding DNA repair protein RecO — MEWRDQGILLSVRRHGESAAIIEVLTPVHGRHAGVVRGGASRKLAPILQPGAQLDLAWRARLEDHIGTFTVEPIRSRAMHVMSDRLALAGLNAVTSLLLFSLPEREAHAPLYARTETLMDLMGERDIWPLAYLRWELALLEEMGFGLDLSTCAVLGRRANDLSYVSPRTGRAVSRAGAGEWADRLLPLPPCLLGHGTAPDSEIAEGLALTGHFLHARLAPELGHKPLPEARARFVERFAARANSRD; from the coding sequence ATGGAATGGCGCGATCAGGGCATATTGCTGTCGGTGCGCAGGCACGGGGAAAGTGCTGCGATCATCGAGGTGTTGACGCCAGTGCATGGTCGCCATGCGGGCGTCGTGCGCGGCGGGGCATCGCGCAAGCTGGCGCCGATCCTGCAACCGGGCGCGCAGCTGGATTTGGCATGGCGCGCGCGACTGGAGGATCACATCGGCACCTTCACGGTCGAACCCATCCGCTCGCGCGCGATGCATGTCATGAGCGACCGTCTGGCGCTGGCGGGGCTGAACGCCGTGACGTCCCTGCTGCTATTCTCGCTGCCCGAACGCGAGGCGCACGCGCCGCTCTATGCCCGCACCGAAACACTGATGGACCTCATGGGCGAGCGCGACATCTGGCCACTGGCCTATCTGCGGTGGGAGCTGGCTCTGCTCGAAGAGATGGGCTTTGGCCTTGATCTGAGCACATGCGCGGTGCTGGGCCGCAGAGCCAACGATCTGAGTTACGTATCACCCCGCACCGGGCGCGCGGTGTCGCGCGCGGGCGCGGGCGAGTGGGCGGATCGGCTGTTGCCGCTGCCGCCTTGCCTTTTGGGGCACGGCACCGCGCCCGATTCTGAAATTGCCGAGGGCCTTGCTCTCACGGGACATTTCCTGCACGCACGCCTCGCGCCTGAATTGGGGCATAAACCCCTTCCGGAGGCACGTGCGCGGTTCGTCGAGCGGTTTGCAGCGCGCGCGAATAGCCGCGATTGA
- a CDS encoding DUF1491 family protein — protein sequence MTRLTADFWVHAYIARLRAYDIPVYVTAHGDDTSGAVLVKLNTLDGQAAAYQRSFDLMSGARKWDELARGPEADIDAAIARQRSFDPDLWVIEVEDRAGRHLLDQPGLAD from the coding sequence ATGACCCGCCTCACGGCAGATTTCTGGGTGCACGCCTACATTGCGCGGCTGCGTGCATACGATATCCCCGTCTATGTCACCGCTCACGGTGATGACACCTCCGGCGCGGTGCTGGTGAAACTGAACACACTGGACGGGCAGGCGGCAGCTTATCAGCGCAGCTTTGATTTGATGAGCGGCGCGCGAAAATGGGACGAACTGGCGCGCGGTCCCGAGGCTGACATCGACGCGGCCATTGCCCGCCAGCGCAGTTTCGATCCCGATCTTTGGGTGATCGAGGTCGAGGACCGCGCAGGCCGTCACCTGCTGGACCAGCCCGGCCTTGCCGATTGA
- the era gene encoding GTPase Era — MSTRAGFVALIGEPNAGKSTLLNRMVGAKVSIVTHKVQTTRARIRGIAMEGEAQLIFVDTPGLFKPRRRLDRAMVAAAWGGAADADVVILLIEAHRGITEGVERILENLADVTKGRKVALAINKIDRVQSPALLALTKGMNERFAFSETFMISAEKGHGVDALRQWLAGEMPEGPWLYPEDQIADLPLRMIAAEITREKLTLRLHQELPYQLTVETENWEEREDGSARIDQLVYVMRDGHKGIVLGHKGETIKQVGAASRAELEEFLGRRVHLFLQIKVRPNWLEEAERYSEMGLNFKDGN, encoded by the coding sequence ATGAGCACACGCGCCGGATTCGTAGCCCTGATCGGAGAGCCGAACGCAGGCAAGTCGACCCTGCTGAACCGCATGGTCGGCGCCAAGGTCAGCATCGTCACGCATAAGGTGCAGACGACGCGCGCCCGCATCCGTGGCATCGCCATGGAAGGGGAGGCGCAGCTGATCTTTGTCGACACGCCCGGCCTCTTCAAACCGCGCCGCCGGCTCGATAGGGCCATGGTGGCCGCCGCGTGGGGCGGCGCTGCCGATGCTGATGTTGTGATCCTGCTGATCGAGGCGCATCGCGGTATCACCGAAGGGGTCGAGCGTATTCTTGAGAACCTCGCTGACGTGACCAAGGGGCGTAAGGTCGCGCTGGCGATAAACAAGATCGACCGCGTGCAATCGCCCGCGCTGCTGGCGCTGACCAAGGGCATGAACGAACGCTTTGCCTTTTCCGAGACATTCATGATTTCTGCCGAAAAGGGTCACGGCGTCGATGCCCTGCGCCAGTGGTTGGCAGGCGAAATGCCCGAGGGCCCGTGGCTCTACCCCGAGGATCAGATCGCCGATCTACCCCTGCGCATGATAGCCGCCGAGATCACGCGCGAGAAACTGACCCTGCGCCTGCATCAGGAGTTGCCCTACCAGCTGACCGTCGAGACGGAAAACTGGGAAGAGCGCGAAGACGGATCTGCCCGCATTGACCAACTGGTCTATGTCATGCGCGACGGCCACAAGGGTATCGTCCTCGGCCACAAGGGTGAGACCATCAAGCAGGTTGGCGCCGCCTCGCGGGCCGAACTGGAGGAATTCCTCGGTCGCCGCGTCCACCTGTTCCTACAGATCAAGGTGCGTCCCAACTGGCTGGAAGAGGCCGAGCGCTATTCGGAAATGGGCCTTAACTTCAAGGATGGCAATTGA
- the rnc gene encoding ribonuclease III: MKLSGDLQAFTALLGHDFASPALLIEAVTHPSMSSPSRSDNQRLEFLGDRVLGLVMAEALLEHDPNAAEGLLAPRFNALVRKEACAAVAREIDLGKVLKLGRSEMLSGGRRKEALLGDAMEAVIAAVYLDAGFDAARAVIVRLWADRIEAVESDARDAKTALQEWAQARGMAPPSYIQTARSGPDHAPMFTIAARLENGVEESASAGSKRHAEQVAAKALLARLLAAPDT; the protein is encoded by the coding sequence TTGAAGCTCTCGGGCGATCTTCAGGCGTTCACCGCGCTGCTTGGGCATGATTTTGCCAGCCCTGCGCTGCTGATCGAGGCAGTTACGCATCCCTCGATGTCGTCCCCCAGCCGATCCGACAATCAGCGGCTGGAATTTCTGGGCGACCGGGTGCTGGGCCTCGTCATGGCCGAGGCGTTGCTGGAACATGATCCCAACGCCGCCGAGGGGCTGCTGGCCCCGCGCTTTAACGCGCTGGTGCGCAAGGAGGCTTGCGCCGCTGTCGCGCGTGAGATCGACCTTGGCAAGGTGCTTAAACTGGGCCGTTCGGAAATGCTATCGGGCGGGCGCCGCAAGGAGGCACTGCTGGGCGACGCAATGGAAGCGGTGATTGCGGCGGTTTACCTCGACGCGGGATTTGACGCGGCGCGGGCCGTGATCGTGCGGCTCTGGGCAGATCGAATTGAGGCGGTGGAATCCGACGCGCGCGATGCTAAGACGGCACTTCAGGAATGGGCGCAGGCGCGCGGCATGGCCCCGCCAAGCTACATCCAGACCGCGCGCAGCGGCCCCGATCACGCGCCCATGTTCACCATCGCGGCCCGGCTTGAAAACGGCGTCGAAGAATCGGCATCCGCAGGGTCAAAACGTCACGCCGAGCAGGTGGCGGCCAAGGCGCTGCTGGCCCGGCTTCTTGCCGCGCCCGATACGTGA
- the lepB gene encoding signal peptidase I yields MASEAKTGNPIIETIKTVVFALLIAGVFRTLFFQPFWIPSGSMKDTLLIGDFLFVNKMAYGYSYASCPSIRIGGLDIDAEDICGFLDGDNTRFLGREPERGDIIVFRHPVNHKDFIKRLIGMPGDKVQMKDGVLFINGEAVQLEDAGSFGEVYEPQGSMKSRPRCENGVVGEGGLCSKSRQMETLPGGHSHSILNIADQRSDDTGVFSVPEGHYFFMGDNRDNSTDSRYPQTVGGVGFVPYENLIGRAGRVMFSSAGKSMLYFWTWRGDRFFKRLD; encoded by the coding sequence ATGGCATCCGAAGCCAAGACAGGCAATCCCATCATCGAAACGATCAAGACGGTGGTCTTTGCCCTGCTGATCGCGGGCGTATTCCGCACGCTGTTTTTCCAACCTTTCTGGATACCGTCCGGGTCGATGAAGGACACGCTGCTGATCGGCGATTTCCTGTTCGTGAACAAGATGGCGTATGGCTATTCCTACGCCTCATGCCCGTCGATCCGCATCGGCGGTCTGGATATCGACGCCGAGGATATCTGCGGCTTTCTGGATGGCGACAACACCCGCTTTCTGGGCCGTGAGCCCGAGCGCGGTGACATCATCGTTTTTCGCCACCCGGTCAACCACAAGGACTTTATCAAGCGCCTGATTGGTATGCCCGGCGACAAGGTCCAGATGAAGGACGGCGTGCTGTTTATCAACGGCGAGGCGGTCCAGCTGGAGGATGCAGGCAGCTTTGGCGAGGTTTACGAGCCGCAAGGATCAATGAAAAGCCGCCCTCGCTGCGAAAACGGTGTGGTGGGCGAGGGCGGTCTTTGCTCAAAATCGCGCCAGATGGAAACGCTGCCGGGCGGGCATTCTCACAGTATCCTCAATATTGCGGACCAGCGTTCGGACGATACGGGCGTGTTTTCGGTACCTGAGGGACATTACTTTTTTATGGGCGACAACCGCGACAATTCCACCGATAGCCGCTATCCGCAGACCGTGGGCGGCGTCGGATTCGTGCCTTACGAAAACCTCATCGGTCGGGCCGGGCGCGTCATGTTTTCGTCCGCCGGTAAATCCATGCTCTATTTCTGGACATGGCGGGGGGACCGCTTCTTCAAGAGGCTCGATTGA
- the acpS gene encoding holo-ACP synthase → MILGIGTDLANIERIARTLDRFGDRFRNRVFTDVEQQKAEARADTPGTYAKRWAAKEACSKALGTGLRMGIGWKDMAVSNLATGQPVMEVTGWAAERLAEMTPPGHSALIHVTLTDDHPWAQAFVVIEARPLAQAHPIADGAG, encoded by the coding sequence ATGATCCTTGGGATCGGCACCGATCTGGCCAATATCGAGCGGATCGCGCGCACGCTCGACCGTTTTGGCGACCGCTTCCGCAATCGCGTTTTTACCGATGTCGAACAGCAAAAAGCCGAGGCACGCGCCGACACCCCCGGCACCTACGCCAAGCGCTGGGCCGCCAAGGAGGCATGTTCCAAGGCGCTTGGTACCGGCCTGCGCATGGGCATCGGATGGAAGGATATGGCCGTTAGTAACCTTGCGACGGGCCAGCCGGTGATGGAGGTGACCGGCTGGGCCGCCGAGCGGCTGGCCGAGATGACCCCGCCGGGCCATAGCGCGCTGATCCACGTCACCCTGACCGACGATCACCCATGGGCGCAGGCCTTTGTGGTGATCGAGGCGCGACCACTTGCGCAAGCGCACCCCATTGCCGACGGCGCGGGTTGA
- a CDS encoding ABZJ_00895 family protein: MNYLRYTGIFLSIAVLSALVVLALNTWADAGLGSSGQLLAPAMIAALLEGRAFVRGEARAPNPAEAWNFALLATALAVVLNVALSYAGAHLIPANSAQSIAPVGTRAFWLMLGVHTLVYLLSNRFFLGLGARNEEVVQARRNGTGKP, translated from the coding sequence ATGAACTATCTGCGCTATACCGGCATCTTTCTGAGCATTGCTGTGCTGTCCGCGTTGGTGGTGCTCGCGCTCAATACGTGGGCGGATGCCGGTTTGGGATCGTCTGGACAGCTTTTGGCGCCTGCAATGATCGCCGCGCTGCTCGAAGGGCGCGCCTTCGTGCGCGGTGAGGCGCGCGCGCCGAACCCGGCCGAGGCGTGGAACTTTGCCCTGCTGGCCACGGCGCTGGCCGTAGTGCTCAACGTCGCGCTCAGCTATGCGGGCGCGCACCTGATCCCGGCCAACTCAGCGCAGAGCATCGCGCCGGTCGGCACGCGCGCATTCTGGCTGATGCTGGGTGTGCATACGCTGGTCTATCTGCTGTCGAACCGTTTTTTCCTGGGACTGGGCGCGCGCAACGAAGAAGTGGTTCAGGCCCGCCGCAACGGGACTGGCAAACCGTGA
- a CDS encoding pyridoxine 5'-phosphate synthase gives MSKLRLGVNIDHVATIRNARGGDDPDPVRAALLAEKAGADGITAHLREDRRHILDHDIDALMAALTLPLNFEMAATVEMQQIALRHKPHAVCIVPEKREERTTEGGLNVAQEENQLAHFIAPLRDAGCRVSIFIAADTAQIEAAARIGADIIELHAGPYCDAHAEKRFMARDTELNSLREMATYAHSLGLEVHAGHGLTFDTVGPVAAMPEVVELNIGHFLIGEAVFMGLEAAIVEMRRLMDEAR, from the coding sequence ATGTCCAAGCTACGCCTCGGTGTGAACATCGACCACGTTGCCACCATCCGCAACGCTCGTGGCGGCGATGATCCTGATCCAGTGCGCGCGGCACTTCTGGCAGAAAAGGCCGGCGCCGACGGCATTACCGCGCATCTGCGCGAGGATCGCCGCCATATTCTGGACCACGACATTGACGCGCTGATGGCCGCGCTGACGTTGCCGCTGAACTTTGAGATGGCCGCGACCGTCGAAATGCAGCAGATCGCGCTGCGTCATAAACCCCACGCCGTCTGTATTGTCCCCGAAAAGCGCGAAGAGCGCACGACCGAAGGCGGTCTGAATGTGGCGCAGGAGGAAAACCAACTGGCCCATTTCATCGCCCCGTTGCGCGATGCAGGCTGCCGCGTGTCGATCTTTATCGCCGCCGACACGGCCCAGATCGAGGCCGCCGCCCGCATCGGTGCCGACATAATCGAACTGCACGCAGGCCCCTATTGCGACGCCCACGCCGAAAAACGTTTCATGGCGCGCGACACGGAATTGAATTCGCTGCGCGAGATGGCCACCTACGCGCATTCTTTGGGCCTCGAAGTCCACGCAGGCCACGGCCTGACCTTTGACACCGTCGGGCCCGTCGCCGCGATGCCCGAGGTGGTCGAGTTGAATATTGGTCATTTCCTGATCGGTGAGGCTGTCTTTATGGGGCTTGAGGCCGCGATCGTCGAAATGCGCCGCCTCATGGACGAAGCGCGATGA
- a CDS encoding DUF2062 domain-containing protein — MVFKRRDKRSVWKATAGFFWPKGGWTRAARYVKFRVTRLPDPPHRIARGIFAGVFVTFSPFFGMHFVLAALLSKIIRGNIVASLLATFVGNPLTFLAIAASSLQTGHFLLGTGGRRPDEANRTLAEKFAGAAADLKHNFLAMFTPEQANWSKLAVFYHDVFQPYMIGGIVMGLIGGLAAYYFSLPIIMVYQKRRQARLKAKWIALKQKAAVDDAKASHPQAPTQ, encoded by the coding sequence TTGGTCTTTAAGCGACGAGACAAAAGATCCGTCTGGAAGGCCACCGCAGGTTTCTTCTGGCCCAAGGGCGGATGGACGCGGGCGGCGCGATACGTGAAATTTCGCGTCACGCGCCTGCCAGATCCACCGCACCGGATCGCGCGCGGAATCTTTGCCGGTGTTTTCGTGACCTTCTCGCCGTTCTTCGGGATGCATTTCGTGCTGGCCGCGCTGCTGTCCAAGATTATTCGCGGCAATATCGTGGCCTCGCTGCTGGCGACGTTTGTGGGCAATCCGCTGACCTTTCTCGCCATCGCCGCCAGTTCGCTTCAGACCGGGCATTTCCTGCTGGGCACCGGCGGGCGGCGACCTGACGAGGCCAATCGCACCCTCGCCGAGAAATTCGCGGGCGCGGCCGCAGATCTCAAGCACAACTTCCTTGCCATGTTCACCCCCGAGCAGGCTAATTGGAGCAAGCTGGCGGTATTCTATCACGACGTCTTTCAGCCCTACATGATCGGCGGCATCGTCATGGGCCTCATTGGCGGGCTGGCGGCATATTATTTCTCACTACCGATCATCATGGTCTACCAAAAGCGCCGACAGGCGCGGCTCAAGGCCAAATGGATCGCGCTCAAGCAAAAGGCCGCGGTTGACGATGCCAAAGCGTCACACCCACAGGCCCCGACGCAATAG